From a region of the Janthinobacterium sp. 61 genome:
- a CDS encoding aromatic ring-hydroxylating dioxygenase subunit alpha — MSDLATHAKLARSNAQLPVHVYFDETLLQREMQQLFQAGPRYVGHALMVPETGDFATLASENEGRMLVRNANGIEVLSNVCRHRQALMFNGRGNANHIVCPLHRWTYDLKGELIGAPHFPETPCLNLSKTPLQSWNGLLFEQNGYNVMEKLKDLSVSKDLDFSGYMFDHVEIHECDYNWKTFIEVYLEDYHVEPFHPGLGSFVSCDDLRWEFGKDYSVQTVGVHRGLQQAGSPAYKKWQEQVLQFRGGEVPPYGAIWLTLYPNIMVEWYPHVLIVSTLWPDGPQKTRNVVEFYYPEEIVLFERDFVEAERAAYMETCVEDDEIALRMDAGRKALMARGENEVGPYQSPMEDGMQHFHEWYRNNIEL, encoded by the coding sequence ATGTCCGATCTGGCTACTCACGCCAAGCTGGCGCGTTCAAACGCGCAACTTCCGGTCCACGTCTATTTTGACGAAACGCTGTTGCAGCGTGAAATGCAGCAATTGTTCCAAGCCGGCCCGCGCTATGTCGGGCATGCACTGATGGTGCCGGAAACCGGCGATTTTGCGACCCTGGCGTCTGAGAACGAAGGGCGCATGCTCGTGCGCAACGCCAATGGCATCGAAGTGCTGTCCAATGTGTGCCGCCACCGGCAGGCGCTGATGTTCAATGGCCGCGGCAATGCGAACCATATCGTCTGTCCGCTGCACCGCTGGACTTACGACCTCAAGGGTGAATTGATCGGCGCGCCGCATTTCCCCGAGACGCCGTGCCTGAACCTGTCGAAAACGCCGCTGCAAAGCTGGAATGGCTTGTTATTCGAGCAAAATGGCTACAACGTGATGGAAAAATTGAAAGATTTATCCGTCTCGAAAGACCTCGATTTTTCCGGCTATATGTTCGACCACGTGGAAATCCACGAGTGCGATTACAACTGGAAGACTTTCATCGAAGTCTACCTCGAGGATTATCACGTGGAACCGTTCCACCCGGGCCTGGGCAGCTTTGTCAGCTGCGACGACCTGCGCTGGGAATTCGGCAAGGATTACAGCGTGCAGACGGTAGGCGTGCACCGCGGCCTGCAGCAAGCCGGTTCGCCCGCCTATAAAAAATGGCAGGAGCAGGTGCTGCAATTCCGTGGTGGCGAAGTGCCACCGTATGGCGCCATCTGGCTGACCCTGTATCCGAACATCATGGTCGAATGGTATCCGCACGTGCTGATCGTCTCGACCCTGTGGCCGGACGGCCCGCAAAAAACGCGCAATGTGGTGGAGTTCTATTACCCGGAAGAAATCGTGCTGTTCGAGCGCGACTTCGTCGAAGCGGAACGGGCTGCCTACATGGAAACCTGCGTCGAGGACGATGAAATCGCCCTGCGCATGGACGCCGGCCGCAAGGCCCTGATGGCGCGCGGCGAAAACGAAGTGGGGCCTTACCAGTCGCCCATGGAAGACGGCATGCAGCACTTCCACGAGTGGTACCGCAACAATATCGAACTGTAA
- a CDS encoding cytochrome-c peroxidase, producing MDRLTAGKTCRVAAAVLAMAVGLPAGGNVAAREDPAVVCASASGWDMACLRQVYVQPIANWPGPQLPAGVAAAEMAPVSAIPVVPLAPAIVALGQRLFNDPRLSRSNAVACISCHSPAYSFADSKRVSVGHEGRLGQRNVPGLLGVGQITPLFWDGRASSLEEQALGPLQHPDEMAAVAAQLPAKLAALDDYAAQFDVAFGQGAGVTLPRMLTALADYQRTLLPPVTRFDTFLEGERTALTDRELLGLHLFRTKARCMTCHSGALLTDQQFHNLGLSNYGSRKYEDLGRYLVTGKNEDVGKFRTPGLRGVAQSGPWMHNGAFAQMVGMLNMYNAGMSRPEPQNAQQAADPKFPVTSTLLQPLQLTSEEIIALKSFLEAL from the coding sequence GTGGATAGATTGACAGCGGGGAAGACATGCCGGGTGGCCGCTGCCGTGCTGGCCATGGCCGTGGGATTGCCGGCAGGCGGCAATGTCGCGGCGCGCGAGGACCCAGCTGTCGTTTGCGCCAGCGCAAGCGGCTGGGACATGGCCTGTTTGCGCCAGGTCTATGTCCAGCCCATCGCCAACTGGCCTGGTCCTCAGTTACCCGCTGGCGTGGCGGCTGCGGAAATGGCGCCCGTCTCCGCCATTCCCGTGGTCCCCCTGGCGCCGGCCATCGTGGCGCTGGGGCAGCGCTTGTTCAATGATCCCCGTTTGTCGCGCTCGAATGCGGTGGCCTGCATTAGCTGTCACAGTCCAGCCTACAGTTTCGCCGACAGCAAGCGAGTTTCCGTGGGGCACGAAGGGCGCCTGGGCCAGCGTAATGTGCCGGGCTTGCTGGGCGTGGGCCAGATCACGCCGCTGTTCTGGGATGGCCGCGCCAGTAGCCTGGAAGAGCAGGCGCTGGGACCTTTGCAGCATCCGGATGAAATGGCGGCCGTGGCTGCGCAATTGCCCGCCAAGCTGGCTGCGCTGGACGACTACGCGGCGCAATTCGATGTGGCCTTCGGTCAGGGCGCGGGCGTGACGCTGCCGCGCATGTTGACGGCGCTGGCCGATTACCAGCGCACCCTGCTGCCGCCCGTCACGCGCTTCGATACTTTCCTGGAAGGCGAACGCACGGCCTTGACCGATCGCGAACTGCTGGGCCTGCACCTGTTTCGCACCAAGGCGCGCTGCATGACGTGCCACAGCGGCGCCTTGCTGACGGACCAGCAATTCCACAACCTGGGACTGAGCAATTACGGCAGCCGCAAGTATGAAGATCTGGGGCGCTACCTGGTGACGGGCAAGAATGAGGATGTGGGCAAGTTCCGCACACCGGGCCTGCGCGGCGTGGCGCAATCGGGGCCGTGGATGCACAATGGCGCATTCGCGCAGATGGTGGGCATGCTGAATATGTACAACGCGGGCATGTCGCGCCCCGAGCCGCAAAACGCGCAGCAGGCGGCCGATCCGAAGTTTCCCGTCACATCGACACTGCTGCAGCCATTGCAGCTGACGTCGGAAGAAATCATTGCGCTGAAGAGCTTTCTGGAAGCCCTGTAG
- a CDS encoding polyprenyl synthetase family protein, whose product MMASVQQDGVTFGDWMQSTQSGVEGRLDQFLPSADTVPHKLHAAMRYALLGGGKRVRPLLVMAAGELFDADQDTLARAACALEMIHVYSLVHDDMPCMDDDALRRGKPTVHIAYDEATALLVGDALQSQAFMLLADGAAIPPARQMAMIKLLAHASGSFGMCGGQAIDLDSVGQALTLPQLEQMHQLKTGALLRAAVMLGALAGKDLTPDEMTALNAYARAVGLAFQVVDDVLDATADSATLGKTAGKDAAANKPTYVSILGLEPSRALAEQLRCDAHAALAPFGDKARRLRELADLVVQRKA is encoded by the coding sequence ATGATGGCCAGCGTACAACAGGACGGCGTGACTTTCGGCGACTGGATGCAAAGCACCCAGTCCGGCGTGGAAGGCAGGCTCGACCAATTCCTGCCTTCGGCCGATACCGTGCCGCACAAACTGCATGCGGCCATGCGCTATGCGCTACTGGGCGGTGGCAAGCGCGTGCGTCCGCTGCTGGTGATGGCGGCCGGTGAACTGTTTGACGCCGATCAAGATACCCTGGCGCGCGCTGCTTGTGCGCTGGAAATGATTCATGTGTATTCGCTGGTGCACGACGACATGCCTTGCATGGATGACGATGCCTTGCGCCGTGGCAAGCCCACCGTGCACATCGCCTATGATGAAGCGACGGCCCTGCTGGTGGGCGACGCGCTGCAATCGCAGGCGTTCATGCTGCTGGCAGACGGCGCGGCGATTCCTCCGGCGCGGCAAATGGCCATGATCAAGCTGCTGGCGCACGCCTCCGGTTCCTTTGGCATGTGCGGCGGCCAGGCGATCGACCTCGACAGCGTCGGCCAGGCCTTGACCTTGCCGCAGCTGGAACAGATGCATCAACTGAAAACGGGTGCCTTGCTGCGTGCGGCCGTGATGCTTGGCGCGCTGGCAGGCAAGGACTTGACGCCAGACGAGATGACGGCGCTGAACGCGTATGCGCGCGCCGTGGGACTGGCGTTCCAGGTGGTCGACGACGTGCTCGACGCGACGGCCGATTCGGCCACACTGGGCAAGACGGCGGGCAAGGATGCGGCGGCCAACAAGCCGACCTACGTATCGATTCTGGGGCTGGAGCCATCGAGAGCCCTGGCAGAACAATTGCGGTGCGACGCCCATGCGGCGCTGGCGCCATTCGGGGACAAGGCACGCCGTTTGCGCGAGCTGGCGGACCTGGTCGTGCAGCGGAAGGCATAA
- the dxs gene encoding 1-deoxy-D-xylulose-5-phosphate synthase, with product MKLLETINEPAQVRKLARSQLVPLAQELRSFLLDSVSKTGGHLSSNLGTVELTVALHYVFNTPHDRIVWDVGHQTYSHKILTGRRERMHTLRQKDGISGFPKRDESEYDTFGTAHSSTSISAALGMAQAAKIKGDPLHAIAVIGDGSMTAGMAFEAMNNAGVQEDVNLLVILNDNDMSISPPVGALNRHLARLMSGQFYAAAKNVGKSVLPGPVLELAKRFEEHAKGMVVPATMFEEFGFNYIGPIDGHDLDSLIPTLQNIKQLKGPQFLHVVTKKGQGYKLAEAEPILYHGTGKFNPAEGIKPATAPAKMTYTEVFGNWLCDMAAHDKRLVGITPAMREGSGMVKFEQQFPNRYFDVGIAEQHSVTFAAGLACEGLKPVVAIYSTFLQRAYDQLIHDVALQNLDVTFALDRAGLVGADGATHAGNYDMAFLRCIPNMVVMAASDENECRQMLTTGYHYPGPAAIRYPRGAGAGAAIVPELTSIEIGKGELKRHGKRIAILAFGSMVAPGVAAGEKLDATVANMRFVKPLDVALVKQLAAEHDYLVTVEEGCIMGGAGSAVAEALAAEGIVKPILMLGLPDVFIDHGDPVQLLKSVGLDATGIAASIEQRFGGSQPRLSAVS from the coding sequence ATGAAACTGTTAGAAACCATCAATGAACCAGCGCAAGTGCGCAAGCTGGCCCGCTCGCAACTGGTGCCGCTGGCCCAGGAATTGCGCAGCTTCCTGCTCGACTCCGTTTCCAAGACGGGCGGCCATCTGTCGTCCAACCTGGGCACGGTCGAGCTGACTGTCGCGCTGCACTACGTCTTCAACACGCCGCACGACCGCATCGTCTGGGACGTGGGCCACCAGACCTATTCGCACAAGATCCTCACGGGCCGGCGCGAGCGCATGCATACCCTGCGCCAGAAAGACGGCATTTCCGGCTTCCCGAAGCGCGACGAGAGCGAATACGACACCTTCGGCACGGCGCACTCGTCAACGTCCATTTCCGCGGCGCTGGGCATGGCGCAGGCCGCCAAGATCAAGGGCGACCCGCTGCACGCGATCGCCGTGATCGGCGACGGTTCGATGACGGCCGGCATGGCCTTCGAGGCGATGAACAATGCCGGCGTGCAGGAAGACGTCAACCTGCTGGTGATCTTGAACGACAACGATATGTCGATCTCGCCGCCCGTGGGCGCGCTGAACCGCCACCTGGCGCGTTTGATGTCGGGCCAGTTCTATGCGGCGGCTAAAAATGTCGGCAAGTCCGTCTTGCCCGGCCCCGTGCTGGAACTGGCGAAGCGCTTCGAAGAACACGCCAAGGGCATGGTCGTGCCCGCCACCATGTTCGAGGAATTCGGTTTTAACTATATCGGTCCCATCGATGGTCACGACCTCGATTCGCTGATCCCGACCTTGCAAAATATCAAGCAATTGAAGGGGCCGCAATTCCTGCACGTGGTCACCAAGAAGGGGCAGGGCTACAAGCTGGCCGAGGCGGAGCCTATCCTGTATCACGGCACGGGCAAGTTCAACCCGGCCGAAGGCATCAAGCCAGCCACGGCGCCGGCCAAGATGACGTACACGGAAGTGTTCGGCAACTGGCTGTGCGACATGGCTGCGCACGACAAGCGCCTGGTGGGCATCACGCCGGCCATGCGCGAAGGCTCGGGCATGGTCAAGTTCGAACAGCAATTCCCCAACCGCTACTTTGACGTGGGCATTGCCGAGCAGCATTCGGTCACCTTCGCCGCTGGTCTGGCTTGCGAAGGCTTGAAGCCCGTCGTGGCCATTTATTCGACTTTCCTGCAGCGCGCCTACGATCAGCTGATCCACGACGTGGCGCTGCAAAACCTGGACGTGACGTTCGCGCTGGACCGCGCCGGCCTGGTGGGTGCCGACGGCGCCACGCACGCTGGCAACTACGACATGGCGTTCTTGCGCTGCATTCCGAACATGGTCGTCATGGCCGCGTCCGATGAAAACGAGTGCCGGCAAATGCTCACCACGGGCTACCACTATCCGGGGCCGGCCGCGATCCGCTATCCGCGCGGCGCCGGTGCCGGCGCGGCCATCGTGCCGGAACTGACGAGCATTGAGATTGGCAAGGGCGAGCTCAAGCGCCACGGCAAGCGCATCGCCATCCTGGCTTTCGGTTCCATGGTGGCACCTGGCGTGGCGGCGGGCGAGAAGCTCGACGCGACGGTCGCCAACATGCGCTTCGTCAAGCCGCTCGACGTGGCGCTGGTGAAACAGCTTGCCGCTGAGCACGATTATCTGGTGACGGTGGAAGAGGGCTGCATCATGGGCGGCGCCGGTTCGGCCGTGGCGGAAGCGCTGGCGGCCGAAGGCATCGTCAAGCCGATTTTGATGCTGGGCTTGCCGGACGTCTTCATAGACCATGGCGACCCCGTGCAGCTGCTGAAAAGCGTGGGCCTCGATGCCACCGGTATCGCCGCCTCGATCGAGCAGCGCTTTGGCGGCAGCCAGCCGCGCCTGTCCGCCGTCAGCTAA
- a CDS encoding exodeoxyribonuclease VII small subunit, whose amino-acid sequence MSKKLTAAAAAPASFEEAMAELAQLVTQMEAGQLPLEASVAAYQRGSELVKYCATQLDSVEAQVKVLEGDMLKPFVDAGEAAL is encoded by the coding sequence ATGTCGAAGAAATTAACTGCCGCTGCCGCAGCGCCGGCCTCGTTTGAAGAGGCAATGGCGGAACTGGCGCAGCTGGTAACGCAAATGGAAGCGGGCCAGTTGCCGCTGGAAGCATCGGTCGCGGCGTATCAGCGCGGCTCGGAACTGGTCAAGTATTGCGCGACCCAGCTCGATAGCGTCGAAGCGCAGGTGAAAGTACTGGAAGGCGACATGTTGAAACCGTTCGTGGATGCCGGCGAGGCCGCACTATGA
- a CDS encoding FUSC family protein, giving the protein MHAFTDKLVQRRPLWMITLAIDETNLSEGLRAACASSAMLLLGLLFDHPDFSWAAIGAFWTCLADAAGTRRMRFVSMVGFGLLSTVAGGLTALAAGHGVAAAAVAVLLFSWAGALARIWGAATAQVAILAATACVVMVTHPLASMTQTAPFLGLYMFGCLFATVLSFTVWRIHPFSPARRAIRAAYSRLAGIARDNARFLAQGPALPDAAAHGASYRSQARAALEAARVALAAVPPARAGRSALYDNLLLALSDAERIFAYLIAVTHTCERDQQRLRQDPRARRSLEVMAVLLRRLGQAVQRQPEAPPLELQRRLAGCGRRLEAALGALLPLRLNVDFMELGLPRAAQLPWREAAFLALGQAWQTAKVNATPQSLSWRHAARVSLATTAGFLLVEALHIPFGYWATMATLLILQPSVSTTWPRGIERVAGSVLGAVLAVLIGLAVHTPLAISLVVFPLIVATMALRRVSYSLHVLFMTPAFVLVADYAAPASEMVYAASRLGNNVLGCMLALLATFFLWPDREADDLDQRLAKAVSANLKYLLAVLAAGGRWDSAIARLRREAGLASNNAEQVLQRLRIERRLDRSSGVGLAALRTLPLLRRVAGSTARISLSPQAEPAPPQLQQWIAAVSGEIDALLRGESGTPSPAPCASDGLTALQADAVAQVQLLRGLLREHMQAQAQGKPEKLTQVAE; this is encoded by the coding sequence ATGCACGCCTTTACCGACAAGCTGGTACAACGCCGTCCCCTGTGGATGATCACCCTGGCCATCGACGAAACGAATCTGTCCGAAGGATTGCGGGCGGCTTGCGCCTCGAGCGCCATGTTGCTCTTGGGCCTGCTGTTCGACCACCCCGATTTTTCCTGGGCCGCCATCGGCGCCTTCTGGACTTGCCTGGCCGATGCGGCCGGAACGCGGCGCATGCGCTTCGTCTCGATGGTGGGCTTCGGCCTGCTGTCGACGGTGGCCGGCGGCCTGACGGCGCTGGCGGCCGGCCATGGCGTGGCGGCCGCCGCCGTTGCTGTGCTGCTGTTTTCCTGGGCCGGCGCACTGGCGCGCATCTGGGGCGCGGCCACGGCGCAAGTGGCCATCCTGGCGGCCACGGCCTGCGTCGTGATGGTCACGCATCCGCTGGCATCGATGACGCAGACTGCGCCTTTCCTGGGCCTCTACATGTTTGGCTGCCTGTTTGCCACCGTGCTCAGTTTTACGGTCTGGCGCATCCACCCGTTTAGCCCGGCCCGGCGCGCGATACGCGCCGCGTACTCGCGCCTTGCCGGTATTGCGCGCGACAATGCGCGCTTCCTGGCGCAAGGTCCGGCATTGCCGGACGCGGCCGCGCATGGCGCCAGCTACCGTTCGCAGGCGCGCGCTGCGCTGGAAGCGGCGCGGGTGGCGCTGGCCGCCGTGCCGCCCGCGCGTGCGGGCCGCAGCGCCCTGTACGACAACCTGCTGCTGGCGCTCAGCGACGCCGAGCGCATCTTCGCCTATCTGATCGCTGTCACGCATACGTGCGAGCGCGATCAGCAGCGTCTGCGCCAGGACCCGCGCGCGCGGCGCAGCCTGGAAGTGATGGCCGTGCTGTTGCGCCGCCTGGGGCAAGCCGTGCAGCGCCAACCGGAAGCACCGCCTCTGGAGTTGCAGCGCCGCCTGGCTGGCTGCGGACGGCGCCTGGAAGCGGCGCTTGGCGCCTTGCTGCCCTTGCGCCTGAACGTGGACTTCATGGAACTGGGCTTGCCGCGCGCCGCGCAGCTGCCGTGGCGCGAGGCGGCTTTCCTGGCGCTGGGGCAGGCGTGGCAGACGGCAAAAGTCAACGCCACGCCGCAGTCGCTGAGCTGGCGCCATGCGGCGCGCGTGTCGCTGGCGACGACGGCAGGTTTCCTGCTGGTCGAGGCCTTGCATATTCCATTCGGTTACTGGGCGACCATGGCCACCTTGCTGATCTTGCAGCCATCCGTATCGACCACCTGGCCGCGCGGCATCGAGCGGGTCGCTGGCAGCGTGCTGGGCGCCGTGCTGGCCGTGCTGATCGGCCTCGCCGTGCACACCCCGCTGGCGATCTCGCTGGTGGTGTTTCCCCTGATCGTCGCCACCATGGCCTTGCGCCGCGTCAGCTACAGCCTGCACGTGCTGTTCATGACGCCGGCTTTCGTGCTGGTGGCCGACTATGCGGCGCCCGCCAGCGAGATGGTGTATGCCGCGAGCCGCCTGGGCAACAATGTGCTCGGTTGCATGCTGGCCCTGCTGGCCACGTTTTTCCTGTGGCCGGACCGCGAGGCGGACGACCTGGACCAGCGCCTGGCGAAAGCCGTGTCGGCCAACCTGAAATACCTGCTGGCCGTGCTGGCGGCGGGCGGACGCTGGGATAGCGCCATCGCGCGCCTGCGCCGCGAGGCGGGGCTGGCCAGCAATAACGCGGAGCAGGTGCTGCAGCGCCTGCGCATCGAACGCCGCCTGGACCGCAGCAGCGGCGTAGGCCTGGCGGCACTGCGCACCTTGCCGCTGCTGCGCCGCGTGGCGGGCAGCACGGCGCGCATCAGTTTGAGTCCCCAGGCCGAGCCGGCGCCGCCCCAGCTGCAGCAGTGGATTGCCGCCGTCAGCGGGGAAATCGATGCGCTGCTGCGCGGCGAATCGGGCACGCCTTCCCCCGCGCCCTGCGCCAGCGACGGCTTGACAGCCCTGCAAGCCGACGCCGTGGCTCAGGTGCAGCTGCTGCGTGGCTTGCTGCGCGAGCATATGCAGGCGCAAGCGCAGGGGAAGCCGGAAAAATTGACGCAGGTCGCCGAATAG